The region NNNNNNNNNNNNNNNNNNNNNNNNNNNNNNNNNNNNNNNNNNNNNNNNNNNNNNNNNNNNNNNNNNNNNNNNNNNNNNNNNNNNNNNNNNNNNNNNNNNNNNNNNNNNNNNNNNNNNNNNNNNNNNNNNNNNNNNNNNNNNNNNNNNNNNNNNNNNNNNNNNNNNNNNNNNNNNNNNNNNNNNNNNNNNNNNNNNNNNNNNNNNNNNNNNNNNNNNNNNNNNNNNNNNNNNNNNNNNNNNNNNNNNNNNNNNNNNNNNNNNNNNNNNNNNNNNNNNNNNNNNNNNNNNNNNNNNNNNNNNNNNNNNNNNNNNNNNNNNNNNNNNNNNNNNNNNNNNNNNNNNNNNNNNNNNNNNNNNNNNNNNNNNNNNNNNNNNNNNNNNNNNNNNNNNNNNNNNNNNNNNNNNNNNNNNNNNNNNNNNNNNNNNNNNNNNNNNNNNNNNNNNNNNNNNNNNNNNNNNNNNNNNNNNNcacacacacacacacacacacacacacacacacacacacacacgcacacatgtaagtaaataaatgtaaaacaaggtggaaaaaaatagtattcaaatactGAAAGTAGAGTAATGTGCATTTATTAAAGCTGCAgaatcttcacaaactgttactcagagttttacatTCCTGTCCATTGGGCAACTATAATCAATACTGAATTAAAATTATGATggtacatgtaatataatatgatatgatatcatatcatatactatatcatattatattacatatcatatcataccatattatataacattaccATTACAATTTTAATTCAGTATGATCAcaaacaggaacatgaaactctgagtaacagtcagtagagattttgcagctttaataaaagtgtgtgtgtgtgtgtgcttgtttactCATGCATGTTCCAGAAAATAGCAATACTAGGGTCTGAAAATGTTGTTAGAGCCTTTCTTAAGTTTCCCTAACTGTGTGTATAATTTTCAAGATGTACCTcttgttttttctaaaaaaaaaaaatacaaggataCTTTTATATCTCTCACACAatgattaatgatataaaaaataaataaataatgatgtcctaaaacacacacacacacacacacaaaacccatGTTTAATTTTATGAGATACCACATATGGATTAACGATATGATTTGTCCCAGAAAATGAATTCCATGAAAAGCAGCTGAGAAAATTAAAACAGATAACCTTTTTAGATAGTATTTTAGATCCTGAACATTTTGCTCTCTGGGCATTGACACACTAAAGCTTTGCTGTCTAGCAGCTGACCATCTTTCCAACGAAAGCTTCTGCTATCTTTACAGCAAAAATTTTGGCCACCTTTTTGAATCCAAAACCTCTACTATCCATGGAcatgtttataaaatcaaaatgcaGTGCAGTATCCacgactttcagaaacatttttctaTTCCTAGAATTGTTGAGGCATGGAATNNNNNNNNNNNNNNNNNNNNNNNNNNNNNNNNNNNNNNNNNNNNNNNNNNNNNNNNNNNNNNNNNNNNNNNNNNNNNNNNNNNNNNNNNNNNNNNNNNNNNNNNNNNNNNNNNNNNNNNNNNNNNNNNNNNNNNNNNNNNNNNNNNNNNNNNNNNNNNNNNNNNNNNNNNNNNNNNNNNNNNNNNNNNNNNNNNNNNNNNNNNNNNNNNNNNNNNNNNNNNNNNNNNNNNNNNNNNNNNNNNNNNNNNNNNNNNNNNNNNNNNNNNNNNNNNNNNNNNNNNNNNNNNNNNNNNNNNNNNNNNNNNNNNNNNNNNNNNNNNNNNNNNNNNNNNNNNNNNNNNNNNNNNNNNNNNNNNNNNNNNNNNNNNNNNNNNNNNNNNNNNNNNNNNNNNNNNNNNNNNNNNNNNNNNNNNNNNNNNNNNNNNNNNNNNNNNNNNNNNNNNNNNNNNNNNNNNNNNNNNNNNNNNNNNNNNNNNNNNNNNNNNNNNNNNNNNNNNNNNNNNNNNNNNNNNNNNNNNNNNNNNNNNNNNNNNNNNNNNNNNNNNNNNNNNNNNNNNNNNNNNNNNNNNNNNNNNNNNNNNNNNNNNNNNNNNNNNNNNNNNNNNNNNNNNNNNNNNNNNNNNNNNNNNNNNNNNNNNNNNNNNNNNNNNNNNNNNNNNNNNNNNNNNNNNNNNNNNNNNNNtttataccatcttttttctgttgcattattattattattattattattattattattattattattattattattattactactgagtgagagagcggtgcatgtcatcaaagtgatactggggtaaaatatacgaagcccattatacccatcatgactacccgtctgataagggtacaccaggcacatgcatcacaactatatatgTGCGACATattgatcttatatcaagataaacagtgcatgaccttgcagatggggcccagttagaattttcttcgggttgagtagTCCATCCTACTCAAGAGGTCCTTGAATATGgattatttaaggatgttgaacaaaacacccatgtttccaaaggcgaactatccaaaccccaaagaattcctctcaacacatggctgtgatgctcccccactacttctgcttgtgataagagatgcatatatcattagccactaagggacatactcaactagttacggtcaagcaactgacaagcaaatatgtggtattgagctgtagcccatcttttataccaagacaaaacatgtacatgataacaattcCAATCAAGTTAAGattgagagccagtgcctggtactgcatcagggattattattattattattattgttcagtagttttatttttataacgtgctttcacttcactaccgagcgcagctctgtgcgccttgggtatgtgctgtggtttgctgtgatgctcttatggttactgtattgaaagtgttttgcgtagaatgtgtgcagtgcccagtagtgcaatttattattattattattattattattatcatcatcatcatcatcatcattattattattattattattattattattattattattattattattataattattattaatattataattattattattattattattatcctcatcattattattattattattattattattattattattattattatcatcatcatcatcatcatcattattattattattattattattattattattattattattataattattattaatattataattattattattattattattatcctcatcattattattattattattattattattattattattattattattattttcattattaaggcagcaagctgacagaactgttaggacactgggcaaaatgcctagtggcatttcatctgtccctacattttgagttcaaattccaccgaactcaactttgcctttccttcttttgggatcaataaattaggtaccagggaaacactggggtcaatgtaatcgattagttcccttcccaccaaatttcaggccttgtacctattgtagaaaggattagtatcattattattattattattattattattattattatgttagaaTATACAAAGGTGGTGGATATTTGTGACAGTTAGTATTGGCTGCTTAGGTAGAATAATGGCTAAATTCTAAGACAATTGAGTCAGATATTTAAGACAAAAATATTGAGTGAAGGTGAAGTATTTATGTAGATGATTCCAAAATCTCTGTTATGTGGCTGAAAAATATATTGTTCACAGTATTCTAGTTAGAAACTCCTTATCTTAAAAGCTAAAAGACTCTTGGTATGCCTAGTATCTTCTGGCCCCAACTGACTgctaataataatgttataatcCTCTTTTCTCTATTGTTTTTCAGGATGTTCCAGAGTATGAAGATATTTTATAGCAGAAGTTGTAAGGAATATGTAATACAACTCTTGTGACAGAAAATCTGATATGGTTGTTTCCTGGAGActttagtaaaataaaacaaaacaaaaaaaattcttaaattcatttttaaattgtttaatttacttatttattgattatttaaaaataaattatactgcaaaaaaaaaaaaaaaatacaaataataaaaatgggaGAAGTATCTGAAGATCCAGTTCTAAATATTCCAGAAACTATTGCAGAAGTTGATGATAAGGAAATATATCATGAAGAACTCAcagaagagataaagaaagaagaatgcaaTTTAGTTCAAGAAAATGGtgaagcaattaaaaatatgGCATCAGCAAATGCTGAACAAAAAAATGAATCTCTTCAGAACATACCTTTGCCTTCCCAGAGTTTTACAGAGCCATTGTCTCCATCTGACTTGTTGcgttctaaattaattgaaaatgtttcaatgaaaatgttaGATTCTATTGAAATGTCAAAAAGTGGAGGATCTCCCTTTCTTGgtagaaatattgaaaatgaaatgaatgtaaCTCCACTTAAGAAAATAGCAGAAAATACTAATGAATCAACCAAACGAAAAACAGGCAGAAGTAATACTTACATGGATACCACagaattttcaaagaattctTCAAAAATTAACAATGTTAAAATACCAGAGACTttgcagaaaagaaagaatactgTTACTGGAGCACCAGAATCAAGAAAAATGAGCACCCTCAGTTTGTCAAAAGTGTTTACTCCTGCTCTTCGCAAAGAAAGTATTTCTAGATTTGTTAGTACTCTATCTATTTCAGCTGGTATTCCTGTTGAAACCTCTTTTCTCAGTGATACTGATTCAAGGAAAAGTAGCttaaaaacacagagaaaatattctgaagtttCTGTAGATTTGCAACCAAGAATTGACAGAGAACCAAGTATCGTACCACTTAAACAGAAACCCAGGTACTCAAAAGTAAAGAAAACTATGATTTTAATCTCGTCAATTCTTATGCAAATATTTgtatcagaaatattttcattaggtCCTATTTATGTGAAACTTATGGAAGTATTCAATTCCTCAAAATCAACAACTAGTTTGGTACAGTCATTGCCTCAAGGTATTGCTTATTTATGTGGTGAGTATATTTCCcactttgaaatatattgtaagCTGTTgaagtaacaacaacaccaggacttatgaatatatatataaaatacagtaatATAGCACTGCTAGGCACTGCATACATCCaatgtaaagcactttcaatacagtaacaataatagcACCAAAACAAACCACAGACCATACCCAACGCACAGAGAACTGCACTCAGCAGTGCAATGAaaacacatgataaaaataataataataataataataataataataataataatatagagagaagagttctttacttgtATACGACTGACACAATCCATAACCAAGGCAAACTTAATGATGAAAAGTGCGACTCGAAAGCAACagttatttatttgtagtttattTTGAGCCTGTGGAAGGCACACGAGATGCCGAAATATAGTTCAACTACAAATAAATAACTGTTGCTTTCAAGTCGCGCTTTTCGTCATTAAGTTTGCcttggtgatggattacgtcCGCTATGTTTACCTTGgtgatggattgtgtcaatcgtatacaaaagtaaagaattcttctctctatctattacatttctgctgagttacttcagtcctatataaactaataataataataataataataataataataataatattaataataatgataataacaatgaattgaaaaaaatgttggtttaaaaaaattcaatttcggtttatattttgttctttctaGGCATTTTTGTAGCACCTTTGATTTCTAAATTTGGACTTCGCCTAACATTGTTTGTTGGTAGTATTCTTTCAAGTGCaggttttgctgctgctgcttttgtgaATAATGTTTTTGGAATTGCTCTTCTTGTTGGAATCGTATCAGGTATGTACAACAACCACTTCTTCAATCAATGACATCATTTTAGGCGGAAACATTATAATTCTTGAGTCCTGCTATAAATTgacacaaaaaataaacatatacatgtatatgtgcatgtgtgtgtgtgtgtgcatgtgtgtgtgtgtgtgtgtgtgtgtgtatatatatatatatatatatatatacatgtatacacacacacacacacctatatacacatatatatacatatatatatgaagagagagagagaggagaataagGATTAACCAAAAACAGGTGTGGTATTCTGCACTTTATAGAACTTACACATGTTTCAGTAAAATGGTGTAAAAATTACATAACAGTTGTTGAAACATCATGCCATCTTGCACTTCACCTCATCAGTGTCCCACAATAAGTACATTTCTGCtacatttcatattcttttcactAAGTAATCCTGAGGTTGACGCCCCATCATTATACTGCACTAGATAATGGAGTAGCATGTGAAAACCACTACTGAGCCCAATCTCAGGTTATGTGTTGTGCTTTCCAGTACAaattattgatacacacacacacacacacacaatatagttttatttgatttatgagtgtgtatttttaaaatgtatttcttccattctctctctctctctctctctctctctctctctctctctctctcacatacacacacacagacattgctATACATACAACAATCTGACAGATTTCTAATCAAGCACTTTAGATTTTTCTTGTTTGAGTTTTAAATACCTGTGTGAATTGACAGATTGGTgataaaagaaaagtaacaatGTGCATTTGCCTTCATTAATGTGTGgattgaaaatgtgtgtgtgtgtgtgtgtgtatatatatatgaatatgtgtgtgagtgtatatatatatatatatatatatatatatatatatatatcaagggttATTACTCTTTCATCAGCatcacatatatacgtgtgataCTGATAAAATGTGTAGCAACGTTCCCATATGGTACACTTAAACAACCATATGGGAATCTtttaacatgaaaccattggtagccttgttaacccgcagataaatatatatatacatatatatacacacacagggcacaatgaataaattgtcatctaaactgcgcaaaaatgaaaataacactgacatttcaatttaacagatatatttaccaaaattgcataaaaataccTTGAGattctaaagaataaatttattcaataaaattgccattggcttcaaccacagcctccagacaactttggaatctcctgcaactcttctgaatggtctccttgtttaagttggtgaatgctaccataatccttgcctttagttcatctttagtgttacaatgagttttgttggtctcttgctcaactgtgctccacataataatcaagggggttgcagtttggggagttaggtggccagattttaggggttatgtggtcacagaaattgtctgacagttatgactgggttcttctgcttgtgtagcatggtacAGATTCCTGTTGCTaggcatagggtcttccagcagccaccctcttgactcagggcagcactacttcctccaggcactccgtattgagtctgaggctgtgtgggaagatgaatggaggaataatgtttactccaaacactatgatgttgactggatgtttgattttatcactctcggtacatgtcctcaatTGCACTGTCCTCACCTATAGTCATGAATGTTTGGTAATGGCTTTTTGATACATATCTACCTGAGataatttcagttttcttttttttttatgacctaCTTTCctttgttaaaatattaaaaaacttgGGACCACTCAATTTTTTTTGACATAACAAACTCCATTCCTGTTGCATAAACTTGATTTCTttgatttaaaatatacatacttaaatattcatatcCAATTTAAATATAGAAGTTTACATCAAAACTTCATGTAAAAATTTTAGTTATGTTCCAAACTCCagcttaataattctttcaaattttggtacaaggccagcaattttaggggagaagcTTACATCAAGCCTAgggctcaattggtacttattttattgacctccaaaggAGGAAAAGTGAAGTtgtaaacaccagcttaataaatgaaaacaaagttaCTTATTTTTCTGGATCCATTTAAATTACTTGCCATCAATTATTTCAGGTGAGATAATTCAAAACTAATTAGCATATTTTTCTCTGGTTAACTAAATTTGCTCTAACATCATTGAGAAGTAAATATGGTCTTGAAATTTCTGTTTGTAGTTGAAAAAGACTTGTGTTCTAGAGAGAATTTAGACATCAGAGTTGCTTTcaacatcttttatttgtttaaaatcatTACATGTCATGTGAATGCAATAATTCCTCTGTTGAAAAGATACcagactggaaaaaaaataaaaataatataaacaaaattcattaCAGGTAATCATTTCAGGTgagacatttaaaaatataaaaaaactagtAAGCATTTTCATCTCAGGTTAACTAAATGTGTTCTAATATGGTGGAGTAAAATTTATTCTccataaaagataaatacaaaatattaaatgcatttatataaatataaaacacaatcttaaaagcaatgaaaacaaatctcaataaaatattaagactggtataaataaatatgattcagGAATCCATTTGCAATATAAAGCAGGAATTGAACTTTGAAAATGTAACTAGGAGTATCTCTCTCTAGTTCCGGAAAATTGAGGGCTCTCTGTAATTTCAAGAAAGTTTTTATGTGAAGTCCATCAACTGGTGTATTTAGCAGAGAGAAGAAGATTACATAAGCAGAAATAAATCAAGATCATTATGAGGTTGGAGGTAAGTGCATTAATATATAGCAATGTTCACAGGACAACTACTATACTTTTGAAGACATTCagaaataaaaagttattttgaGCCCATTTTGGTTGCTTCACTTATGTAATAtcacatattttctctctttctactttcCAACATTATCTAGCCAAATTAAAACTTTTAAGCTGTGGAGAATTTCTTTTTAGATTCGAATTGTATTCTTAACATccttttgatttaattttagaCATTTCTTCCaggtttttaatttatattattttaagaaCAGTtcctattttacatacatacagcattatGTATTTGCGGTGAAAACCATATATCCAACACTTATTCGATAAAGAAGACCATACCCTCTGCAGGGATGCTGAATTAATTTTGTACTCAGAACCATACCTTTTGAATGCATCTTGAAATTATaccaaattaaaattttattcaaaaagcaaatcaaattaacctttttgcattcagattactctgtcaaatgtaatacatatttattcacattgctctgAGTTTATTTAGTAGTGTCtagtagcttcaagattttgatgatgtgattgtttgttttaaatGATATTCTAGGGTAAGTGTGGGAGGCTGGAAGtggctgatttgaacatataaaaaggtaaaatatttgagctggatatggctggtttaaatggtaaagagttaaaaatgaaaatattttttttaaaagaatgttCATATATTATCATATTGTGCCTTTTATTGATactatctttttttaaaatttacttttacgTTTATTACAGGGTTTGGTTTATGTATTTTGAATGTGGTTTCATACTCTGCTATAGCTATGTATTTTGACTCTAGTCAGAGTTATGCAATTGCTGCAGTATCAGCAGGTTTGGCTATTGGATCAACATTGTTACCCCTCTATCAAatcaatataattgatatttatgGTTGGAATGGTAATTTTCTACTAATGGCTGGCATAATTTTGCAAGTAATTTGtttatgagtttgttttgttttttaatttaatcaatttttacataaaatatcatcCTTCAGATTAAATGTTATAAACCATTATATtaagcttcgtatattttaccccagtatcactttgatggcatgccttgctctttcactcaataataataatacagcaaatattctgcttaataccacagatttgctcgtcagttctttgaccttaaccagttgagcatgttttttggtggctgacgatatgtgcatctctgatcatgagcagaagtagtgggggagtatcatagccatgtgttgagaggaattctttggggtttgaataattcacctttggaaacatggatgttttgctcaacatccttaaacaaaccttattcagggaccttttgagcgggatgggctactcgacctgataaaaattctaactgggccccacctgcgaggtcatgcgctgtttatcttgatatgagatcgcgcacgtatggttgtgatgcatgtgcctggtgtacccttatcagacaggtagtcatgatgggtatactgggcttcgtatattttaccccagtgtcactctgatggcatgcactgctctctcacataataataataataatagtaataatagtaataattctactaaaggcacacggcctgaaattttggaggagaggactagtcgattacattgacctcagtatttcactggtactttatttatcaacccccaaaaggatgaaaagcaaagtcaacctcggtggaatttaaactcagaatctagcaatgggcaaaatgccaccaagcatttcgtccagcatgctaataattctgccagttcaccaccttaataataataataaacataacaataataatagtaaagttcCAAAATAAGCACAAGATTGGAAATTTAGTAGGCTGGTTACAggcaatttaattaattaacagtgTTTTACTGGAACTTCGTTTTATTAACTTCagaaggacaaaaagcaaaattaacctaAACAGggtttgaactttgaatgtaaagggcagggaaagaaaaaacaaaaaacaaaactgccaggcattttatctgatgctgtaataattctgcttgtccaCCATTGTATTAATGTTAACATATTGATGGTTGTTATTACTGTTTAACCCTGGTTGAATTAACCTAGATCAAGGATATTCCAGTTGGCCAGCCTATTTTTTCAGCAGTATCTACAGCTAAATTAGTTGATGTGTTCTCTTTTTTTGGAGAtgtgatttgaaaaagatttaacagtggctgtgtggtaagtagcttgcttatgaaccacatggttctgggttcagtcccactgcgtggcaccttgggcaagtgtcttccactatagcctcaggccgaccaaagccttgtgagtggatttggtagacggaaactgaaagaagcccatcatatatatgtatatatatatatgtatgtgtgtttgtgtgtctgtgtttgtccccccaccatcgcttgacaaccgatgctagtgtgtttacgttcccgtaacttagcagttcggcaaaaagagactgatagaataagtactaggcttacaaagaataagtcctggggtcgatttgcttgactaaaggcggtgctccagcatggccacagtcaaatgactgaaacaattaaaaaagtaaaagagtaaaagagtttatctagcagatcaagcatAAAAGTTTCTTCTTTGGCTCaacatatttattgttatttaacttaagacaaagaagaaaatatataatttaccagGAATGGTCAGATTACATAAAGTTTATCATTGCAGTAATTCTTTTTAAAGATTTAATATTAAACCAAATCTAAGTTAAATGGAGTTaacctttatttttgttttaatttaatttttttctgagtttttgtttttcttttttcattcagaca is a window of Octopus bimaculoides isolate UCB-OBI-ISO-001 chromosome 10, ASM119413v2, whole genome shotgun sequence DNA encoding:
- the LOC106879929 gene encoding monocarboxylate transporter 2, which encodes MGEVSEDPVLNIPETIAEVDDKEIYHEELTEEIKKEECNLVQENGEAIKNMASANAEQKNESLQNIPLPSQSFTEPLSPSDLLRSKLIENVSMKMLDSIEMSKSGGSPFLGRNIENEMNVTPLKKIAENTNESTKRKTGRSNTYMDTTEFSKNSSKINNVKIPETLQKRKNTVTGAPESRKMSTLSLSKVFTPALRKESISRFVSTLSISAGIPVETSFLSDTDSRKSSLKTQRKYSEVSVDLQPRIDREPSIVPLKQKPRYSKVKKTMILISSILMQIFVSEIFSLGPIYVKLMEVFNSSKSTTSLVQSLPQGIAYLCGIFVAPLISKFGLRLTLFVGSILSSAGFAAAAFVNNVFGIALLVGIVSGFGLCILNVVSYSAIAMYFDSSQSYAIAAVSAGLAIGSTLLPLYQINIIDIYGWNGNFLLMAGIILQACVMSFQFEQQPVKKTTENRSPKTENEVNFKEKLKEISKYKVLPSFFLSTFLAANASPIFSMMVVDFGIEKGYGMHRSTVFLIVYSFCTTVGRLLAGLASACRLSGMFTYLISGIISSVLIIALAFANNDNVIITFLTFIGLFMGCFTTVALVSLLEMVGSGNYQFCFGFYTTITGLGYLTCGPLAGFIADLAKSYSKSYMAAGLFMGASACLIIVTILITGEKHLLHRRIPYAMSDNEESKTSDSIL